In Chlorobiota bacterium, the sequence GGACATCACCCTACGGAACCGATTGGTGCTTGCGCCGATGACCACATGGTCATCAAATGATGACGGAACCATCACCCCCGAGGAACTTGAATTTCTGCGCCGCCGCTCGCGTGGGGTTGGGATGGCGATGACCGCCGCCTGCTACGTCCAGCCGGAAGGGAAGGCGTTCGATGGGCAATGGAGCTGCGCCACCGATGCCATGATCCCCAGCCTTCGCGCCGCTGCCGAGGCGATCAAATCGCAAGGGGCGGTGGCGGTGCTTCAGCTTCACCACGGCGGGCGGCTATCCCCCTCGCGGCTGATTGGCGGCCAACCCGTCTCCGCCAGCGCGGTCCCCGCCGAACACCCCGGCGCAGAAACGCCACGAGCGATGACCGAGCAGGAGATTGAAGAAACGATTGAGGCATTTGGCGCAGCCACCAAACGGGCAATCCGCGCAGGCTTCAACGGGGTGGAAATCCACGGCGCAAACTCCTATCTGCTCCAGCAATTCTTCTCCCCCCACTCCAACCGCCGCCAGGACCTTTGGGGCGGGGCCGTGGAGAACCGCGCAGCCTTCCCGATAGCGGTGCTGGAGGAGGTCCAGGAGGTGGTCCGCCGGAACGCCTACTTCCCGTTTGGAATCGGTTACCGGCTATCGCCCGAGGAGTTTGAGGTCCCCGGAATCACTATGGAAGAGACGCTGGAGTTGGTGGAGGGGATTGCGGCCTGCCGCCCCGATTGGATTCACGTTTCCACGAAGAATTTTTTTGGCGGAAGCATCCGCCGCGCACGCGACAAACGCCCCCGCACCGCACTGATTGCCGAGAAGGTCCGCAACCGCACCCTGATTATCGGAAGCGGCGCGATCACCACCCCCGACCTTGCCGCGCAAGCCCTGGGCCAAGGGGCCGATCTGCTATCGCTTGGCCGCCCGTTGATTGTTGACCCAGAGTGGCCGCAAAAAGTGCTGGAAGGCCGCGCCGATGAAATCCTTCCCTGCCTTCCAACTCACAGTGCCGACCGCTCGCACTCCATCCCCTCCCCTTTCTACTCACACCTCCTTTCCCGCCCCAGCTGGGTCCCGGTCTGCGAGGAAGAAGAGGAGGCAAGCAAGGGCCAGCAATTGGAACCCAGCAAGGGGTAAGTGGCGGGGAATAATCTGGCGGGAATGGTTGGGTTGAATGAGCAAGCAACGCCTCCTCAACGTTCCGGTTGTCACCGCGCTGCGGTTCGTGTGTCTTGGCTGGGACCGATAGCTCGGGAGAGTGCTTTTCCCCATCATCAAAAAAAATCATACCGATGAAAACTCTTGCTCTGTTCGTTAGCCTTCTGCTTACCGCAGCAATCACGGGTTGCCGCGACGATGGCAGCCAGGTCACCAACCCCACCGCTACCGGCGCAAAGCTCATCGTCCGCAGCGGGACCTCGTTTGGAATGTGCGCCGGGTACTGCCTTCGCGACCTTCGGATTGACTCCACCGACCTTCTCTACACCAAACGCTCCTGGGGGCGGGGAAGCTCCACCCTTCCTGATAGCCTGCTTGCCGACACCATCACCCCGCTCCGCTGGGCCGCATTGAAGGAAACCGTTGCGGCCAAGTATGAAGCCTTCAGCAAGCTGGACACCATCATCGGCTGCCCCGACTGTGCCGATGGGGGGGCAGAGTGGATTGAGATTGAGCAAGGCGCAACCGTCCGGAGGGTGACGTTTGAGTACGGCAAGGAAATCCCCGAGATCAAAGAGCTGATTGCCATTGTGCGGGAGATTCGGGGGAAGTTCGAGGAGTAGCCCCGCCGAAACCTGCTGCTGGGTTTGCGGGATAGATTGTAGGATAAAAGGGATGTGCCGATAATCATTGGCGCATCCCTATTTTTCTTCCCTCCTTTGCTTCCCCCCTCCTCCTTCGGCGAAGCATGCACCCTCCTTCAACTTCTTTAACCAGCATTCTTATGGCCTCACGAGCGGAACGGCTTCTTGCTTCGTTGTCGGCAGCGGAACTGCGGCAGCTTGAAGATGCGATTGCCCAGGCAAAACGCCCGGCAACAAAAACATTGCACGCACTGCTGCGCCAGCATCAGCAGCAATCAACGGAGGAACCC encodes:
- a CDS encoding NADH-dependent flavin oxidoreductase is translated as MFTPLTFYAGDITLRNRLVLAPMTTWSSNDDGTITPEELEFLRRRSRGVGMAMTAACYVQPEGKAFDGQWSCATDAMIPSLRAAAEAIKSQGAVAVLQLHHGGRLSPSRLIGGQPVSASAVPAEHPGAETPRAMTEQEIEETIEAFGAATKRAIRAGFNGVEIHGANSYLLQQFFSPHSNRRQDLWGGAVENRAAFPIAVLEEVQEVVRRNAYFPFGIGYRLSPEEFEVPGITMEETLELVEGIAACRPDWIHVSTKNFFGGSIRRARDKRPRTALIAEKVRNRTLIIGSGAITTPDLAAQALGQGADLLSLGRPLIVDPEWPQKVLEGRADEILPCLPTHSADRSHSIPSPFYSHLLSRPSWVPVCEEEEEASKGQQLEPSKG